The nucleotide sequence CTTTTTGTTGCCACCGGTTTCTAATATGGTTGAATCAGTACATTAGTCGGGATACTTAATGTCCCTGCCAGATTTCTAATCATATCAAGAGTTAGTTTCCTTTTTTTATTTAATATTTCACTAACTCTGCTTTTGTATCCGAAAATCTTAATTAAATCACTTTGTTTTAAACCTAATTGTTCCATTCTAAATTTGATTGCTTCAATTGGGTCAGGTAGGTCAATCGGATATTTTTCATCTTCATATTTTTCAATTAATATTGACAATATTTCAAGTTCATCCCCTTCTTTTGTCCCTTGTTTAGCATCAAATATTTTCTCTAACCTTTCCAAAGCCAGTTCATAATCTGCTTCTGATTTTATAAGTTGTATATTCATAGTATTAGATTTTGTTTGAGTCAATTTTGTCATAGTCTGCATGAGTTCCTATAAACCGAATCCACATAATCTGATATTCATAGTTTATTTTAACTACCAGTCTATAATTATTCCCTTTAATATTAAAAACAATTCTATTGTTCTCTAAAATACTTGCACTTGGATAATCCTTTTTTAATTCATTCGGATTTTTCCAATTTGTTTTACTTGTTTCGTTATACCAAGATTTCAGTTGTTCCTCACAATCATTATGCTTATTCCAAAAATTTCGTAATGTCTTTTTTGCAACTATTCTCACTTTTTTCTATTTATATACAAAGATAATA is from Bacteroidales bacterium and encodes:
- a CDS encoding type II toxin-antitoxin system HigB family toxin; translated protein: MRIVAKKTLRNFWNKHNDCEEQLKSWYNETSKTNWKNPNELKKDYPSASILENNRIVFNIKGNNYRLVVKINYEYQIMWIRFIGTHADYDKIDSNKI